From the Priestia aryabhattai genome, one window contains:
- a CDS encoding 4Fe-4S dicluster domain-containing protein — protein MIELLSEDRCINCNLCVSVCPTNVFDRSRMGGAPSIARQSDCQTCFMCELYCPVDALYVTPLAEQTVEVNEQHVINQQLVGSYREAVGWGKGRKSTASSDQSHIILNRK, from the coding sequence ATGATCGAGCTCCTTAGTGAAGACCGGTGTATTAACTGCAATCTTTGTGTATCTGTTTGTCCAACAAATGTCTTTGACCGCTCTCGAATGGGAGGCGCTCCTTCCATAGCTCGTCAATCCGATTGTCAAACTTGCTTTATGTGTGAACTGTACTGTCCGGTAGATGCTTTATATGTGACTCCTTTAGCTGAACAAACTGTTGAAGTAAATGAACAGCATGTAATTAATCAGCAGCTGGTCGGAAGTTACCGAGAAGCTGTAGGCTGGGGAAAAGGAAGGAAATCCACCGCTTCTTCTGATCAGTCGCATATCATCTTAAATAGGAAATAG
- a CDS encoding alpha/beta fold hydrolase, which produces MKKVKAALPLAVSLALGLQVLPVSTSHGQAETGANAAHHSAKVEYKRADAFLTNVANGKPREAKRHFSRSLQSNMSEDNIKTWWTSLTAQFGAVKKIGTSVQGEVNTVHRNIEIPIEFEHVSATLTVRFSQNRQIDDWRIVPDERHFSFSTPPYDTPKNYTEKQLSIGKAPYELPATLTLPTRSKHQNVPVVILVHGSGSSDQDETFMSLKPFRDLALGLASQGIAVLRYNKRTYEHTAKMSGESEISVNDETTDDAVLAVKAMAKQKGISSRNIFLLGHSQGGMMMPRILNQTPDKSVRGSVLLAAPSRTLPELMLEQSAYLVSLNQLPKEQLAFFQQQFAILQDPSFSPAQPPKEFLLGTPYFWYDLTHWHPAEVAKSQHTPLLLLQGARDYQVTTEDFSGWKQSLSQRSDTFFKLYPKLNHFFTEGTGEKSTPAEYAVSANIPSYVINDIVKWVRETQK; this is translated from the coding sequence ATGAAAAAAGTAAAAGCTGCCCTTCCACTCGCTGTTTCTTTAGCACTCGGGCTTCAAGTACTCCCTGTTTCCACTTCACATGGTCAAGCTGAAACAGGGGCGAATGCTGCTCATCACTCAGCAAAAGTTGAATACAAACGGGCAGATGCATTTTTAACGAATGTAGCTAACGGAAAACCAAGAGAAGCAAAGCGCCACTTTTCCCGCAGCCTGCAATCCAACATGAGTGAAGACAACATAAAAACGTGGTGGACATCTCTAACGGCTCAGTTTGGTGCTGTAAAAAAGATTGGTACATCTGTACAAGGTGAGGTCAATACCGTTCATCGAAATATAGAAATTCCAATTGAATTTGAACACGTATCAGCTACTTTAACCGTTCGATTTAGTCAAAACCGTCAAATTGATGATTGGCGAATCGTACCGGATGAGCGCCATTTTTCGTTTTCCACACCACCTTATGACACCCCTAAGAATTACACAGAAAAACAGCTTTCAATCGGCAAAGCACCTTACGAACTTCCAGCAACGCTCACTCTTCCAACACGTTCAAAGCATCAAAATGTACCCGTTGTCATTTTAGTTCACGGATCAGGTTCTTCTGATCAAGATGAAACATTTATGAGCTTAAAGCCTTTTCGAGATCTGGCTTTAGGACTGGCTTCTCAAGGAATCGCCGTTTTACGCTACAACAAGCGTACATACGAACATACAGCTAAAATGTCCGGTGAAAGTGAGATAAGCGTCAACGATGAAACAACGGATGATGCCGTACTCGCAGTAAAAGCAATGGCGAAACAAAAAGGCATTAGCAGCCGCAATATTTTTTTACTGGGACACAGTCAAGGCGGCATGATGATGCCCAGAATTCTAAATCAAACGCCGGATAAAAGCGTGCGCGGTTCTGTTTTACTTGCTGCACCGAGCCGCACACTCCCAGAGTTAATGCTTGAACAATCTGCCTATTTGGTATCACTGAATCAGCTTCCGAAAGAGCAGCTTGCTTTTTTCCAGCAGCAGTTTGCCATTTTACAAGACCCAAGCTTTTCGCCAGCTCAGCCGCCAAAAGAATTCCTGCTTGGAACTCCTTATTTTTGGTATGACTTAACTCACTGGCATCCCGCGGAAGTCGCAAAATCTCAGCATACGCCGCTGCTTCTTTTACAAGGAGCGCGTGATTATCAAGTAACGACCGAAGATTTTTCAGGTTGGAAGCAAAGTTTGTCTCAGCGTTCCGACACTTTTTTTAAACTTTATCCAAAGCTCAACCACTTTTTCACAGAAGGAACCGGTGAAAAAAGCACGCCTGCTGAATATGCTGTTTCAGCCAACATTCCTTCTTATGTAATTAATGATATTGTCAAATGGGTTCGCGAAACGCAAAAGTAA
- the ggt gene encoding gamma-glutamyltransferase has protein sequence MNYDPHYHPYPSCRVPVYAKKGMVSTSQPLASQAGLDILKKGGNAIDAAIAAAASLTVLEPASNGIGGDAFALVWTNNQLYGLNASGPSPQSISIDALKEKGYKDIPKYGMIPVTVPGAPAAWAALSKRFGKLPLSQVLQPAIQYAKEGFPLAPTLAKQWKQAYDTFKRIHTSEEFESWFQTFAPNGRAPKAGEMWSSIDHARTLQLIGETNAEAFYKGELADRINAFSKKYSGFLSKEDLAAYEPEWVNPISAHYRGYDVWEIPPNGQGLIALMALNIVKGFEFQEKDAVDTYHKQIEAMKLGFADGEKYITEEAKMSVSVSELLSDTYASYRRSLIEEHALQPEAGEPVGSGTVYLATADEEGNMVSFIQSNYMGFGSGIVVPETGIALQNRGHNFSMNPNHDNCLASNKKTFHTIIPGFLTKNNAPVGPFGVMGGFMQPQGHMQVVMNTIDFHLHPQAALDAPRWQWKKDKTVLVEPAFPSHVAQALERKGHKIEVAVDSMAFGRGQIIWRDPESGVLCGGSESRTDGFVAGW, from the coding sequence ATGAACTATGATCCGCATTATCATCCATATCCATCTTGCCGAGTTCCGGTCTATGCTAAAAAAGGAATGGTATCCACATCTCAGCCGCTCGCATCGCAGGCAGGTCTTGATATCTTAAAAAAAGGCGGTAATGCAATTGATGCAGCAATCGCGGCAGCAGCGAGTCTTACAGTATTAGAGCCTGCGTCAAATGGAATCGGCGGAGACGCGTTTGCGCTTGTTTGGACAAATAATCAGCTGTACGGATTGAACGCTAGCGGACCTTCTCCGCAGTCTATTTCCATTGATGCGCTGAAGGAAAAAGGATACAAAGACATCCCTAAGTACGGAATGATTCCCGTTACGGTTCCCGGGGCTCCGGCTGCTTGGGCTGCTTTATCGAAGCGATTTGGTAAACTGCCTCTTTCTCAAGTGCTGCAGCCTGCCATTCAATATGCCAAGGAAGGCTTTCCACTAGCGCCTACTCTCGCTAAACAATGGAAACAAGCTTACGATACGTTCAAACGAATACATACAAGCGAAGAATTTGAATCGTGGTTTCAAACGTTTGCCCCAAACGGACGAGCACCAAAAGCAGGAGAAATGTGGTCATCTATTGATCATGCTCGTACGCTTCAGCTCATTGGCGAAACAAATGCAGAAGCGTTTTATAAAGGTGAGCTTGCGGATCGTATTAATGCATTCAGTAAAAAATATAGCGGCTTTTTATCCAAGGAAGATTTGGCTGCTTACGAACCGGAGTGGGTGAATCCTATTTCCGCTCACTACCGGGGGTATGATGTATGGGAAATTCCTCCGAACGGTCAAGGACTTATCGCGTTAATGGCATTAAATATCGTAAAAGGCTTTGAGTTTCAAGAAAAAGATGCCGTGGATACGTATCATAAACAAATAGAAGCGATGAAGCTTGGGTTTGCGGATGGAGAAAAATACATTACAGAAGAAGCAAAAATGAGCGTGTCAGTTAGCGAACTGCTGTCTGATACATATGCAAGCTATCGTCGCAGCCTTATAGAAGAACATGCCCTGCAGCCTGAAGCAGGAGAACCTGTTGGAAGCGGAACGGTGTATTTAGCCACTGCTGATGAAGAAGGAAACATGGTTTCTTTTATTCAAAGTAATTATATGGGTTTCGGTTCTGGAATCGTTGTGCCAGAAACGGGAATTGCCTTGCAAAACCGCGGCCACAATTTTTCAATGAATCCCAATCACGATAACTGCCTTGCTTCTAATAAAAAAACGTTTCATACCATTATTCCAGGCTTTCTCACCAAAAATAATGCGCCCGTAGGACCGTTTGGCGTGATGGGAGGCTTTATGCAGCCGCAGGGACATATGCAAGTTGTCATGAATACGATTGATTTTCATCTTCATCCTCAAGCCGCTTTAGACGCGCCAAGATGGCAGTGGAAAAAAGATAAAACGGTGCTTGTGGAGCCGGCTTTTCCATCCCACGTAGCACAAGCGCTTGAACGAAAAGGACATAAAATTGAAGTAGCCGTGGATTCTATGGCATTTGGGCGCGGACAGATTATTTGGAGAGATCCTGAGAGCGGCGTGCTATGCGGAGGAAGTGAATCACGAACGGATGGATTTGTAGCTGGATGGTAA
- a CDS encoding CBO0543 family protein produces MRKKKFEVNFLRVMLIIALGLLLFLFRKPPIKDWLLAYLFNALTNGIIDNFIVAHDLIRYPTRLLKKQFRINVLFDFLLYPIISVMINQATYYDKGLKVLYKIVLFTIPMFFIEFWAEKRTKLIEWKTGWMWYHTFTSVTLKSYLNRLLIGWIRKIEKKQEETKIQ; encoded by the coding sequence ATGAGAAAGAAAAAGTTTGAAGTGAATTTTTTACGTGTAATGCTCATTATCGCCCTAGGGCTTCTCCTTTTTTTATTTAGAAAACCACCGATTAAAGACTGGCTGCTTGCCTATTTATTTAACGCGTTAACAAATGGTATTATTGATAATTTTATTGTAGCTCACGACCTTATTCGCTATCCAACTCGCTTGCTAAAAAAACAGTTTAGAATTAATGTCTTGTTCGACTTTTTGCTGTATCCCATAATATCCGTCATGATTAATCAGGCTACGTATTACGATAAAGGGTTAAAAGTTTTATATAAAATTGTGCTTTTTACGATTCCAATGTTTTTTATTGAATTTTGGGCTGAAAAACGAACGAAGCTCATCGAGTGGAAAACAGGCTGGATGTGGTATCACACCTTTACTAGCGTGACTTTAAAATCATATCTTAACCGGCTGCTGATTGGATGGATTCGTAAAATAGAAAAGAAGCAGGAAGAAACGAAAATACAATAG
- a CDS encoding CBO0543 family protein, translating to MHISVLLWLVFQNIQKKTWKKIRELYAGVLYVSFFNILYYFLCNDKLLWDFKSSHLSLKGLRILHLMFITPFMILSFLATYPPTLVKQVKYIAKWVCTASFVEWLGLRCKGITFRHGWHLGWSALIYVMMLIFSRWFQKKPFAVLLLSVLATVVLSIIFKVPVSKRMLKHPLKRILNRPLKDHVTQAVANKVKRKCLFLKLFS from the coding sequence GTGCATATTTCTGTCCTTCTATGGCTGGTTTTTCAAAATATCCAAAAGAAAACGTGGAAAAAAATCCGCGAGCTGTATGCTGGGGTTTTATACGTGAGCTTTTTTAATATTCTCTACTACTTTCTATGTAACGATAAATTGCTTTGGGATTTTAAATCTTCCCACCTTTCATTAAAAGGGCTGCGCATACTGCACCTCATGTTCATTACGCCTTTCATGATTTTGTCGTTCTTAGCTACCTATCCGCCTACACTCGTCAAGCAGGTGAAGTATATCGCAAAATGGGTATGTACAGCTTCATTTGTAGAATGGCTCGGACTCAGATGTAAGGGCATAACATTTAGACACGGCTGGCATTTAGGATGGTCAGCGCTTATTTATGTAATGATGCTTATCTTTTCCAGATGGTTTCAAAAAAAGCCTTTTGCTGTCTTACTGCTCTCAGTTTTGGCAACGGTGGTTCTCAGCATTATTTTTAAAGTTCCCGTAAGCAAACGGATGCTAAAGCATCCGCTGAAGCGAATATTGAATCGACCTTTAAAAGATCATGTGACTCAAGCTGTTGCTAATAAAGTAAAACGCAAATGCCTGTTTCTAAAGCTGTTCTCGTAA
- a CDS encoding zinc ribbon domain-containing protein YjdM, with the protein MNVPNCPSCQSQYTYEDGNLFVCPECAHEWGQDEKTERAEEQLTVKDANGNLLKDGDSVTVIKDLKVKGSSSVVKIGTKVKSIRLVEGDHNIDCKIDGFGAMSLKSQFVKKA; encoded by the coding sequence ATGAATGTACCTAATTGCCCAAGCTGTCAATCACAGTATACATATGAAGATGGAAACCTGTTCGTCTGCCCGGAGTGTGCGCATGAATGGGGGCAAGATGAAAAAACAGAAAGGGCTGAAGAACAGCTTACTGTAAAAGATGCAAACGGTAATCTTTTAAAAGACGGAGATTCAGTTACCGTTATCAAAGACTTAAAAGTAAAAGGAAGCTCATCGGTTGTAAAAATCGGAACGAAAGTAAAAAGCATTCGTTTAGTAGAAGGCGATCATAACATTGACTGCAAAATTGATGGATTTGGAGCGATGAGCTTAAAATCTCAGTTTGTTAAAAAAGCATAA